The genomic window ATCTGCTTGGTAACATAAATGTGGCAACTTACAGATAACTTATCCGTTACATCTTCTCCCCTCTCTCCTCCCCCCTCCTAATATGGCTAAAATAAACCCCTACACCCTCCAAATGCAAGTTACCCGTATGTTCCAAGACGGGCAAGGCTTCTTTGCAACCATGAAAGTACAAGATTGGCTGCGGGAACGCAACGAAGATCCCGCAACCTACGATATTATCTTTCATCAAAAACCCGCACCACCAGGATCAAAAGAAGTAATTTCTATTGAAATTGAACTGCGTCGCAAAGATGGCAAACCTGTAGATTCTTGGTTGCAAGAACAAGTAAATCATCACGCCTAAATAAAAAATAGCCTGCATAGGCTACGGATTGAAATGTAATAGTTAATAGAGGTAGCGTTTACACGCAATTATCGAACAATTGTAATATTTTCCCACTTCAAGGAAGGTTTACGTTTTTTCTCGATGGACTTGTAATATTTCACGTAATTAACTAATCGGTATTGGTACATAAATTTGAGTTTACCCATTGATTTAGGATTTTGCCCGTAGTTGTTCCCACATGGCATAGATGCCCAAATACCACCAACTTTGCAGACAGCATTTTCAAAGCGTCCAGCTTTTACATCTGCGATCGCACCTTTTTGGATAATAAAATATAATGCTATTTTGTCTTGAGAAACTGGTGAAAAATCTTTTAATTTCAACTTATATTTTAAGCTATCCCAATTAAAATCCATGACTTGGTAGCGCCCAGCCGCCGTTGAACAAACGATGCGTCTGTTGATTGAGGCACATTGTTTAATTTTTGGGTGTTTAGAAAAGTTGCTAAATTTACCATTAAAAACCAAGATGTGGTATCCTTTCTTAGCTACTGTGCCTGTTTCTGCCCATGCGATCGTATCGAGAAAAGCTTTAACCCTAAGTACTTTGACATCAGCAGATAGCACCGCTTCCGAAGATAAGGGAAGTAGCAATAACCCTAGAAATAATACACCCCAAAACCTCAGCCGTTCTAGGCTAATAAGTCTTAAATTCAAATTGCACCCCTTTAATTGGCACTTTCAAAGTCTTCTTAAGACTTTAAATTAATTTGGGCATTTTGAATGTTTTTGCTAAATTTATGTAATATTTCCTTAATCTTGTTAGTTGAAAATCATCTTAAGAGAGAAAAGAAACGCTGGTTACAAATAGTGTTACTACACTGATAAGGATATATACCCCAACCAGATATTAGTTTTTCAATACAACCTCTTCTTCTGATACGTGCAACTGATTGTGAATGGCATTGGGGACATTGAGTTGAGCTTGAGGTATTGTTTAAGAGCATAGTTAATCAACCCTTTATTTATAAGTATCTTTTATAATGCTCTCTGAGCAGCCGTTAATCAGCCACAGCTATTTGTCGTATATTCACTAAGCCATTAAGCTGATTATCCTACAGGCTGTTGGTTAGCTAATAGCAACAACCTGTTGATGTTTTTAACCTACCAGATCTAACTTAAATGTGATTTTTTACCACAATTAACCATAAGATCAGATTATGATAAGTCTTTAGGTATACTTAAAATAAAAAGGTTTAGAAATATAGTTGGGTAATTTCAATAAATTTCACTAGATTTAAGAGGCATGATCGGATAGCCTTCAAAGATAGTGCTTGTTCAAATGTGCAATAC from Oculatellaceae cyanobacterium includes these protein-coding regions:
- a CDS encoding glycoside hydrolase family 104 protein, translating into MNLRLISLERLRFWGVLFLGLLLLPLSSEAVLSADVKVLRVKAFLDTIAWAETGTVAKKGYHILVFNGKFSNFSKHPKIKQCASINRRIVCSTAAGRYQVMDFNWDSLKYKLKLKDFSPVSQDKIALYFIIQKGAIADVKAGRFENAVCKVGGIWASMPCGNNYGQNPKSMGKLKFMYQYRLVNYVKYYKSIEKKRKPSLKWENITIVR